TCGGGGAGCTGACGGCCAAGTTCGACCTGATCATCGGACGGACCTTGGAAGAAGGAGATGATCACAAGCTTCTTGGCGGCATCGGCAAGGCCGGTAGCCGGGGTTTCGGTGGTCCGCCTGGCCGGGGCATGGTTCGCCCCGGCGGAGGAGCAGGCGGATCACCTCCCCCGCCCGGCGAGCGGCCACCACCGCCACGATAAGATTTCTCAGGTAAGGGAGGCCCGCCTGGTTGTTGGCAACGTCTTTGCCAATGACGGAGGAGCAGGCGGGTCTCCTGCCCCCCATCGCTTCGCTTTTCTCAGGTAATAACGGAGGCCCGTCTGGTTGCTGGCAACGGCTTTGCCAACAACGGAGGAGCAGACGGGCCTCCACCCCCGCACAGCGGGGCATGCATCTTTCCTTTCAGTGATAAACGGGCCCGCCCGGTTGTTGGCAACGTCTTTGCCCGCGACGGAGGAGCGGGCGGGCCCGATTCCTTCACGACAAGATTTATCAGGAACACGGAGGTCCGCTTTGCTGGTGGCAAGGGTTTGCCAGCGGCGAAGGAGCAGGCGGACCTCCTTCCCCTCCCGGCGCTCTTCCCAATCAGGACCCGGAATCTAACAGAAAATCAAATGAACGGATCCAAACCCTTGCCCGTTTACATCCCGGTAAGCCGCCGCCGCTTCTTCAAAAGCATGGCCGCCGCTTCGGCGGCTTCACGCTTCCCGGCTTCATGGCCGAAGCGCTTACCCAGTCCCCTATCGTCACGCAGGGCCCCTACTATCCATTGGCGGACGATATCCCCTTGGACAAGGACAACGACCTGGTCCAACTCTCCGACAATCTGAATATCGCGGCCGGCATTGTGACCTACATCACGGGGCGGGTACTCGATGCCAATGGAGAACCGGTCAAGAATGCCTTGGTCGAGTGCTGGCACGCCGATCACGAGGGTGACTATGTTTACTCCACCGGCACCGGGCGCAATGCCGCCTGCGATGCGAACTTCGCGGGCTTCGGCCAATTTCTCACCGGCTCCAGCGGCTCCTTCCGTTTCCGCACCATCAAGGCAGGCCTCTACACGGGCAGGACACGGCATTTTCACTGGGGTGTCACCCTTCCCGGGCGCAGCACGCGCTCCTGCACGCAAACCGGCTGGAACGAGGTGGCGTATGCCAACAATGGCACGCAATGGACAACGCAGAACGCGAATGACAACGTTTTCGCGAGCCTGACGGCCGCACAGAAAGCGTCCATTCTCCTCGACTTTCTGCCCGTGGAAGGAACCACCACGGGTGAGGTCCATACGAACTGGGACTTCGTCAGCGGATATACCCCGGTGGAGCCGACCTATCCAGGTTCGGGAGGATTTGTCGCCACTGGCGAGCCGGTAGTCGGGCCTAACAACACGATCCGCTACAAGCTTACCTTTCCCGTTTATGCGGGATATTGCTACGAGGTTTACGGCAACCCCACCATGGCCGATCTGGAATGGGCAGCGCTGCCCTTCTCCCTCACCCAAACCGGCGCGATCGACCGTCACAAGCAGGTGGTCAGCGCCGAGGGGAGCCTCTCCATTTATGTGGAGGCAGCAGCATTGAAAGGCTTCTACAAGGTCGCCTTCCGCGTTCCCGGAGCGAATACCGGCACTCCGTGATTGTCGTCGAAACGGAAACGGGGGAAGGCACCCCAATCGGCCTTCCCCCGCGATTTACCGGATGAACCTCCGCAAGCGGAGCTTCACTCTTCTTCAACCCGGACAAATACCTTCTGCGCAACCGGCAGGGACACGGAGATGCTGTTCGTGCCGCTGGCATGACCCGCGATCCCGCTCTGGAGGACGTTCGACCAGTCGACCAAGTCGGTCGAGGTGGTAACGCGATAGGTCCGTGCGGTGCTGGAGCTCCAGTTCAAGGTGGCGGAAGGCGTGGCACCTCCTGTCACCGTGTAGGACGTGAGAACTGGCGGTGCCACCGGCACGCCTTCCACGAGCTTCCAACGGGTGACGTCGTGCGCTTCGAAGAAGCCGCCCGTGCGCGCCGTGAAGCCGGCGTATCCGAGACCTTCCTCATTCACGGCAAAGGCGTCCGCGAGATTGACCTCCAGGTTGGCAATCACCAGCACGCCTTCGAAATAGACGTCCAGATCGCCAGGCACGTAGGTAATGCGGACCTTGTAGGGAGCCACATTGCCATCCGTGCGGGTGAGGTCTTTGGCTTCAGGTGTGCCACCAAGGGTGATCTCAGGGAAGTCCGCGAGATTCACCGATTGCAACAGGCTCTGCCCATCGCGCACCTCGATCGTCGCCGCACTCGGCTCGGCTTCGTTCTGGTGAGTATCAAAGGTGATATTCAGCGCATTGGCAGGCAGGCCGTTTTCCTGAGTATCCGGCGGGAAGGCCTGTGTCCGCAGCGGGTCGTTGTGAATGACAAAGGCGATACCATCGGCACCCGCGTTGTTCGTGGTCGTGAGGGTTACAAGATGCAGGTCGAAGTTCGTCTCGAAGCCCTCCGAGAAATCCAGCCGCTTCCGGAACCAGGCAGCACCGGTGACGCTCCCCTCATCCGGGGTGATCCGGAGACGCTTGAAGTCTCCCGGGGCCGGACGATTCGCGAAGTCATTGAGGATCTCCGATTGGCCAAGCAGGGCAATTTCGTCGCCCGCCGCATCGAAGTTGGCGTAATCGATCTCATCGATGGCAGGGTCAATCACGTCCACCTCCACCGAGGATGTGGCCACCAGCGCACCCGCCGATGTGACGGTGAGCGTGTAGGTCGTATCCGCCGTGGGCGAGACATCCATCGAGCCGGAAGCAGCAACGCTATTTCCGTTGAGGGTCACCGTGACACCACCGCCGGATCGCCATACCAGCGTCATCGGCTCCCCGGAGATCACCTTTGTTTCGCCGCTCATCGTGGCGAAGGGAATCAAGGAAGCACCCGGGAGAGGCACGTCCGGGATGTAGGTTTTGCGCGCCAAGGTGATCGGAGCATCGAAGGCCGTGAGGTTATCGATCATCGTCCAATTCTCCAGGTCGTCGCTCCCTTCAAGGATCCAGCGCACTGGATCGCGAGCCTCGGCGTCATTGGCGGTTGCGAAGCCGTAGGAGTCGAAGGTGGTGGGTTCCGTAAATTCGAGAACGACCGCTCCCTTGCTAAAATCGAGCCACTTCGTATCGAGGTTATTGTCGATCAGCTTGTCCGGACCTTCGGCCCCCGGGCTGTTCCCGCCTTCCTCGTTGGAAGCTGCAAAGACCGGCAAGACCGTGGCTCCGTTTTTCAGGAAGAGTTCTGCCAACTGGATACTGTTGGCATTCTGGTCGTCGCGCAACTTGACCGGGGTGAAGCGCACATACTGGTAGGTGGCCGAGCCCCCTGCCACGGTCCGCACCGTGGTAGTCACTGTCGGAGCTCCGAAGGAATTGGTGGCGGTCAGCGTCAGCGGGGTATCGGTGTTGTTCGCCAGCGTGAGGACCTGTGATCCCGTACCGGCCACAGTACCATAACCACTAAGGGTCACGGTATCGGCAAGAAGGGTCGTCCAATTCGCAGTAACGTTTGTCGATCCGTTGATGGCCACGAACTTGCTCGTGCTGAACGCAGTGATCTGGGGTGCGATCGATTCCGGAATGATCCAGCCGACCTCGTAGGTTTTCCGCACCGTGGTGATGGCCTGGTCTGCGCGCACATCCAGAGGGATCCAGTTGGTTCCATCGTCGCTGCCGTAGAAGAGCCAGCTCACCGGATCGCGCTCGGGTGCGTCATTCGCCGTGGCGAAGTTATATCCGTCGACGGTGACGGCGCTTCCGAAGTCGAAGACTAGCTCCTCCTTGTTGAAGTCGAGCCATTTGGTCTCGACGCTGCCATCCTTTACGTTCGCAGGAGGCTCACCGCCCGGGCTGTTGCCGCCTGGATTGGTCACCGTGACGCTCGTCATGGGAAGGACGGTGGCTCCCAGCTTGAGCTGGAATTCCGCCAGCTGGATGCTGTTGGCAGCCCCTCTCAACTTGGTCTGCTCGAACTTGAAGTAGCGGTGTGTCTTTTCGGCTGCTTCCAGCGAAGTAGCTGTGGCAGCCGTGAGGATGAGGGCAAACGCCCCCCTCCCCCACAGGGGTATATTTTGGGTTTTCATGGGTTTGAAAAACGGGACTTGGGCTTTCCCGCCACCTCCAAACGCCTACCCCAAGGCTAATGGTTTAGTCTTAGTTGAAATATTTTTCAAGTCGGCCCGCAAAAGCATGGATGGTTCACCCCGCCAGCATCCCGGAATGCATCAGGTGCTCTTCCAAGCGGTCGAAGTTTTCCTCGTTCTTCTCGGCAATAAGATCCGCCATCTTTGCCGACTGCTCCTCGGATTCAAACCTCATCCGCCAGGTCAGCCGGGTTCCTCCTGCTTCATCCTGATAAATCATCGTCATCCGAAAGCCATGCACGGGATCGATGTGCTTGAAGACAATGCGCTCCTCCGGGACCACTGCGATGAAGTCCTTCTCATTCGGATAGCAGGTCCCGTTCGGTCCATGCATGGTGAAGCGCCATCGTCCCCCGGACTTCGGTTCGAAGACATCAAAGGTATTCCGAAATCCCTTAGGCCCCCACCAGCTGACGAGTTGCTGGGGATTCCTGAAAGCCTCGAACAAGACCGCCCGAGGTGCTGGAAACACCCGCGAGGTGACAATCTCCCGGAGATCCCGGAGCAAGGCCTCCAGCCGCACGAAGCTAAGGGACCAGCCTGCCTCCATCCCTGCGAGAAGACGCGCTGCAGCGGAGGTCTTCTCGATCACGTGCACACGCAGGGATAGGGAGGTCCTGCTGCCATGAGCGGTGCATTCCACCGTCGTCCGCAACTTGAGCATCGCTCTGCCCGTGTCATCCAGAGCGGCGCTGGTAAACACCAGCCTTCCCGGGACCTCGATTTCCTCAACCGCACCGGTCATCGGATAGACGACGCCATCCGGCGCGCGCAGATCGATCCGGATTCCACCTCCCGGCCTAGCTTCGAATTCGCAGACGGAGGTTTTGAAGTCCTCTGGTCCCCACCAGCGGGCAAGAAGCGAGGCGTCGGTCCAAGCATCGAAAACTTGGTCAGCAGGAAAAGGAAACTCACGATCAAGGGAACAGGCAACGGGGGTGGAATCAGGCGTCATTGCAGGGCGTTTGTTACAGTCTAATTAAAATGTTTGTTTTACGGGCATTTTGGCAGTGCTGCCCAAAAACCCGACGAACCAAGCACCGGAGAGAGGACATGCAACCGGCGATGACCGATTTTACTCCAAAGGAACCATCCGCCATCTGCCCGACGGGGATTGACCCCGGGGGGGGATTTCCCTAGTCGAAGGCCGGTCAAAAAGACCGACACGTCCATGCCAGAGGTGCCCACCATCATTTACACGAAGACCGACGAAGCGCCCGCGCTCGCGACCTATTCGCTCCTCCCCATCATCCAGGCTTTTACCAAGCCCACCGGCATCGCGGTGGAAACCCGGGATATTTCCTTGGCCGGGCGGATCATTTCCCAGTTCCCGGACCTGCTACCGGATAACCTGAAGATCGCTGACCACCTGGCCGAGCTGGGGGCACTGACGCTCAAGCCGGACGCGAACATCATCAAGCTGCCGAACATTTCGGCCTCTGTGCCGCAGCTCAAGGAAGCGATCGCGGAACTCCAGAAGAAGGGCTACCCCCTGCCGGACTACCCGGAGAATCCTCAGACCGAGCAGGAAAAGGATGCCCGTGCCCGCTATGACAAGGTGAAGGGCTCCGCCGTGAACCCGGTGCTGCGCGAGGGTAACTCCGACCGCCGCGCGCCGAAAGCCGTGAAGGACTACGCCCGCAAGCACCCGCATTCGATGGGTGCCTGGAGCGGCGACTCGAAGACCTCCGTGGGCACCATGGGCAAGAACGACTTCTTCTCAAACGAGAAGTCGGTGACCGTCTCCGAAGCCACCGACGTGAAGATCGAATTCACGGGTGCCGATGGCTCGGTGAAGGTGCTCAAGGAAAGCACCCCGCTGAAGGCCGGTGAAATCCTGGATGCCACCTTCATGAGCAAGGAGGCACTGGTGAGTTTCCTGACAGGCCAGATCGCTCAGGCGAAGGCCGACAAGGTGCTCTTCTCGCTTCACATGAAGGCGACGATGATGAAGGTCTCCGACCCGATCATCTTTGGCCACGCGGTGGAGGTTTTCTTCAAGGATCTCATCGCCAAGCACGCCGCGACGCTGAAGGAGCTGAATGTGGATTTCCGCAACGGCTTCGGCGATCTCGTCGCCAAGATCCAATCGCTTCCGGCCGACAAGAAGGCGGAGATCGAAGCGGACATCCAGGCCGCCTACGCCAGCGGCCCGGCCCTCGCGATGGTGAACTCCGACAAGGGGATCACCAACCTGCACGTGCCGTCCGATGTGATCGTGGACGCTTCCATGCCGGCCATGATCCGCGCCGGTGGCAAGATGTGGGATCAGGCTGGCAAGACGCAGGACACCCTGGCGGTGATCCCGGATAGCTCCTACGCCGGCATCTATCAGGCCGTGCTCGATTTCTGCAGGGCGAACGGAGCTCTCGATCCGAAGACCATGGGCTCCGTGCCGAACGTGGGACTCATGGCGCAGGCTGCAGAGGAGTATGGCTCGCACAACAAGACCTTTGAAGTTCCTGCCAAGGGCACGATCAAGGTGACCGACTCCAACGGCACGGTGCTGCTGGAGCACGCCGTGGAAGCCGGCGACATCTGGCGCGCCTGCCAGACCAAGGACGCCCCGGTCCAAGATTGGGTGAAGCTTGCCGTGAATCGCGCCCGCGCGACGGGGTCCCCGGCTGTCTTCTGGCTCGATAAGAACCGCGCGCATGACTCGCAGATCATCGCGAAGGTGGAGAAGTATCTGAAGGATCACGACACCGCCGGACTCGACATCCAGATCCTGGCTCCCGCCGAAGCTTGCAAGTTCAGCCTCGAGCGCATTGCCAAGGGCGAAGACACGATCTCCGTCACTGGTAACGTGCTGCGCGACTACCTGACCGACCTCTTCCCGATCCTCGAAGTTGGCACCTCCGCAAAGATGCTCTCGATCGTCCCGCTGATGAATGGTGGCGGTCTCTTCGAAACCGGGGCCGGTGGTTCCGCGCCGAAGCATGTCGAGCAGTTCGTCGAAGAAAACTACCTGCGCTGGGATTCCCTTGGTGAGTTCTTCGCGCTGGCCGCTTCTTTCGAACATCTCGCGGAAACGCAGAAGCACGCGAAGGCAAAGGTCCTCGCCGATACGCTGGATGCTGCGAACGGCAAGTTCCTGGAGAACGACCGCTCACCGGGCCGCAAGCTCGGCACGATCGACAACCGCGGCTCGCACTTCTACCTCGCGCTCTACTGGGCGGAGGCGCTTGCGGCTCAAAACGACGACGCCGAGCTGAAGGCCATCTTTGCTCCGATCGCCGGGAAGCTCGCTGAGAACGAAGCCAAGATCGTGGAAGAGCAGCTTGCCGTGCAGGGCAAGAAAGTGGACATCGGCGGCTACTACCAACCGGATGACGAGAAGGCTTCCGCGGCCCTGCGTCCTAGCGCCACGCTGAACGAGATCCTCGCTTCGATCTAAGTTCCGATTATCTCACGGAAATCCCGGCAGCGCTGGTCGTTGCCGGGATTTTTTTTGCATCCAGTATCACCCTCCCTTCTTCGGCTGATACGCCACCTTCCCTGCGGGCAGCCCTCTCTTCAAAATCTCCTCCGCCTTCCGGATCTGGGTATCGATGCCCTTCCGCAAATCTTCCGGATCATAAGGCGTCACTTCATTCGGTGGCACTCCGATTCCCTCGATCCCCTTCCCTCCGTTGAAGCGTCCCTTGTTGCTTGCCACGGCGTAGTAGACCTTGAACATGCCGCTTGGAACTTCCAGACGGTCCTTCGATGACGACATGCCTGCCGTCGGCGTGTCCCCGATCATCCACGCACGTCCATCCTCCTTGAATTGCCCGGCCACCGTCTCTCCGGCCGACCTCACCCCGGCATCCACGATGACGACCATCGGTCCCGCATAGGGATTGGGCCCGGCACTCTGGTATTGCCGCCACTTCTCCCCACCCGGCACGAAACGCCCGAAGACCGCGTCGTGATCGCAGCCACCGCCGCCATTCGCGCGGCAATCCAAGATCAAGCCGGGCGCGTCGCCAATCTCCTTAAGCATGACATCCAGCTGCTCCGGGAGTTCCCCCGGCACGTCCCGGAGCTGTATGTAGGCCATTCCGCCTTCCGTCTTCCCATACATCTGCCGCCCGATCGTCTTCACGTTCTTCGGGGGAAACACCGGACCGATTGGCACAAAATTCGGTCCGCCGCGGCGCACGATTTTCACGGTCTCCCGCTTCTTGCCATCCAGCAGTTGGAATTCGATTTCCTCTCCTTCCCAATCCGCCAGCCCGGTATGGCAGGCATAGTACATGGCCGCGTGGTCAGTGCCATAGCCCCGCTCGTCGCAGAGGCGATCACTAGCGGCCTTCAAGTATTCCATGGCCGGCTTCCCATCGATCTTCACCACTTCCATCCCGGCCTTCACGCCCGCTGCCTCGGCATCGCCAAAGGCCGTGCGAACATACACCTTCTCTCCGATGATCACGAGATGCACCCGGGGGCCAGTGAAGCGCCGGCCTTTCGACTCATCCGGATACTTTACCGTGGGATCGACCAAGCCGGCATGGCCGTCCTTCAGGCGCGCTACGAGCCGATTACAGAGCTTCAGGTGATCCTCGTCTGACTTCACCTTCTTCACCGCCGCCTTGAACTCGGCACTCACCTTCTTCCAATCGATATGCTTCGTCTGGAAGAAGTGCCCTGCTTTCTTCGGCAATTCCGCGAGCATGAAGTCCACATCCTTCGCGTAGACGTCTGATTTATTCTCTGCCGCCAACGGAACGAGGCATGACAGCCAAGTCACAGCCGCCATTATGAAACCGAAACCGGGAAGCTTGGTTCTCATGCTATGCAATTGAGCCGGTCCCGTGAAATAGACCAGAAGATACTTGGACATCCACCGCTTGACTCACCCTCCGCTCCGCACTTCGCTCTGCCCATGAACATCGCCCTGATCTCCGCAACGTGGCATGCCGATCTTCTCGCCATCGCCGCCGGTTCCTGCAAGGAAGCCATCGGCAGCACCGCGACCACCACGGACTTCACCGTCCCCGGTGCGTTGGAGATTCCCCTGCTCGCCCAAACCTTGGCGAAGACCGGCAAATACGACGCGGTGATCGCGATCGGCCTGATCGTCGATGGTGGGATCTACCGCCACGAGTTTGTCGCAGATGCCGTGATCTCCGGGATGATGCGCGTGCAACTGGACACCGGGGTGCCAGTCTTTTCCTGCGTGCTCACGCCGCAGCATTTCGATGAAAGCGAGGAGCGCCTTTCCTTCTTCCGGGATCACCTTGCCATCAAAGGCCGCGAGGTCGGCAATGCCTGCCTGAAGATGCTCGATGTCCTCGCAAAGGCGAAGGCCTGAGGAGTTTCAGACTTCCTCCAGCTTTGAAGTCGCATCGCCAAAGGCCGCGAGCTTAAGCCCCATCTTGTCCATGATGGAGAGGTGCAAGCGGCACATCTGGCGCTGGGAATCCTTCAGGTAATCCAGCACCCTCCCGCCATGGATACTGCCGCCACCACCGCCGAGCATTACAATGGGTAGCTGGCTGGCATCGTGATTTCCATTCAACATGGAGGAGCAGAATAGGATCATCGAATTGTCCAAGGCGGTCCGTTCGCCTTCCTGGATCGCATCCAGCTTCCGCGCCACGTAGGCGAGTTGATCGGTGAAG
This portion of the Luteolibacter luteus genome encodes:
- a CDS encoding 6,7-dimethyl-8-ribityllumazine synthase codes for the protein MQLSRSREIDQKILGHPPLDSPSAPHFALPMNIALISATWHADLLAIAAGSCKEAIGSTATTTDFTVPGALEIPLLAQTLAKTGKYDAVIAIGLIVDGGIYRHEFVADAVISGMMRVQLDTGVPVFSCVLTPQHFDESEERLSFFRDHLAIKGREVGNACLKMLDVLAKAKA
- a CDS encoding SRPBCC family protein; its protein translation is MTPDSTPVACSLDREFPFPADQVFDAWTDASLLARWWGPEDFKTSVCEFEARPGGGIRIDLRAPDGVVYPMTGAVEEIEVPGRLVFTSAALDDTGRAMLKLRTTVECTAHGSRTSLSLRVHVIEKTSAAARLLAGMEAGWSLSFVRLEALLRDLREIVTSRVFPAPRAVLFEAFRNPQQLVSWWGPKGFRNTFDVFEPKSGGRWRFTMHGPNGTCYPNEKDFIAVVPEERIVFKHIDPVHGFRMTMIYQDEAGGTRLTWRMRFESEEQSAKMADLIAEKNEENFDRLEEHLMHSGMLAG
- a CDS encoding NADP-dependent isocitrate dehydrogenase; amino-acid sequence: MPEVPTIIYTKTDEAPALATYSLLPIIQAFTKPTGIAVETRDISLAGRIISQFPDLLPDNLKIADHLAELGALTLKPDANIIKLPNISASVPQLKEAIAELQKKGYPLPDYPENPQTEQEKDARARYDKVKGSAVNPVLREGNSDRRAPKAVKDYARKHPHSMGAWSGDSKTSVGTMGKNDFFSNEKSVTVSEATDVKIEFTGADGSVKVLKESTPLKAGEILDATFMSKEALVSFLTGQIAQAKADKVLFSLHMKATMMKVSDPIIFGHAVEVFFKDLIAKHAATLKELNVDFRNGFGDLVAKIQSLPADKKAEIEADIQAAYASGPALAMVNSDKGITNLHVPSDVIVDASMPAMIRAGGKMWDQAGKTQDTLAVIPDSSYAGIYQAVLDFCRANGALDPKTMGSVPNVGLMAQAAEEYGSHNKTFEVPAKGTIKVTDSNGTVLLEHAVEAGDIWRACQTKDAPVQDWVKLAVNRARATGSPAVFWLDKNRAHDSQIIAKVEKYLKDHDTAGLDIQILAPAEACKFSLERIAKGEDTISVTGNVLRDYLTDLFPILEVGTSAKMLSIVPLMNGGGLFETGAGGSAPKHVEQFVEENYLRWDSLGEFFALAASFEHLAETQKHAKAKVLADTLDAANGKFLENDRSPGRKLGTIDNRGSHFYLALYWAEALAAQNDDAELKAIFAPIAGKLAENEAKIVEEQLAVQGKKVDIGGYYQPDDEKASAALRPSATLNEILASI
- a CDS encoding S41 family peptidase; amino-acid sequence: MRTKLPGFGFIMAAVTWLSCLVPLAAENKSDVYAKDVDFMLAELPKKAGHFFQTKHIDWKKVSAEFKAAVKKVKSDEDHLKLCNRLVARLKDGHAGLVDPTVKYPDESKGRRFTGPRVHLVIIGEKVYVRTAFGDAEAAGVKAGMEVVKIDGKPAMEYLKAASDRLCDERGYGTDHAAMYYACHTGLADWEGEEIEFQLLDGKKRETVKIVRRGGPNFVPIGPVFPPKNVKTIGRQMYGKTEGGMAYIQLRDVPGELPEQLDVMLKEIGDAPGLILDCRANGGGGCDHDAVFGRFVPGGEKWRQYQSAGPNPYAGPMVVIVDAGVRSAGETVAGQFKEDGRAWMIGDTPTAGMSSSKDRLEVPSGMFKVYYAVASNKGRFNGGKGIEGIGVPPNEVTPYDPEDLRKGIDTQIRKAEEILKRGLPAGKVAYQPKKGG
- a CDS encoding lectin-like domain-containing protein — translated: MKTQNIPLWGRGAFALILTAATATSLEAAEKTHRYFKFEQTKLRGAANSIQLAEFQLKLGATVLPMTSVTVTNPGGNSPGGEPPANVKDGSVETKWLDFNKEELVFDFGSAVTVDGYNFATANDAPERDPVSWLFYGSDDGTNWIPLDVRADQAITTVRKTYEVGWIIPESIAPQITAFSTSKFVAINGSTNVTANWTTLLADTVTLSGYGTVAGTGSQVLTLANNTDTPLTLTATNSFGAPTVTTTVRTVAGGSATYQYVRFTPVKLRDDQNANSIQLAELFLKNGATVLPVFAASNEEGGNSPGAEGPDKLIDNNLDTKWLDFSKGAVVLEFTEPTTFDSYGFATANDAEARDPVRWILEGSDDLENWTMIDNLTAFDAPITLARKTYIPDVPLPGASLIPFATMSGETKVISGEPMTLVWRSGGGVTVTLNGNSVAASGSMDVSPTADTTYTLTVTSAGALVATSSVEVDVIDPAIDEIDYANFDAAGDEIALLGQSEILNDFANRPAPGDFKRLRITPDEGSVTGAAWFRKRLDFSEGFETNFDLHLVTLTTTNNAGADGIAFVIHNDPLRTQAFPPDTQENGLPANALNITFDTHQNEAEPSAATIEVRDGQSLLQSVNLADFPEITLGGTPEAKDLTRTDGNVAPYKVRITYVPGDLDVYFEGVLVIANLEVNLADAFAVNEEGLGYAGFTARTGGFFEAHDVTRWKLVEGVPVAPPVLTSYTVTGGATPSATLNWSSSTARTYRVTTSTDLVDWSNVLQSGIAGHASGTNSISVSLPVAQKVFVRVEEE